The following coding sequences lie in one Candidatus Marinarcus aquaticus genomic window:
- a CDS encoding sulfite exporter TauE/SafE family protein produces the protein MEIQFIIALALTLFFASVVHGSIGFGFGMISTPIVALFTDMQTTIMYMLIPTMVVNIVSISSEGHFFQALKKFWFIITLMVLGSALGTILLIYTNSELFKLLLAIIIFLYLLQSMVKIEATFVSKYPKSSTYGLGIIGGVVSGLTNIVAPLMIMYTLELKYSRKDTIQLSNLCFLFTKIGQLSIFLYYGAFTMEDFNISMISVVIGSIGMYLGIKISKKIDAKFYAQILKGLLFIIATTLVVQTIHF, from the coding sequence ATGGAGATTCAATTTATCATTGCACTAGCATTGACACTCTTTTTTGCTTCAGTAGTACATGGCAGTATTGGTTTTGGGTTTGGAATGATTTCAACTCCTATTGTTGCACTCTTTACAGACATGCAAACCACCATCATGTATATGCTCATACCTACCATGGTAGTTAATATTGTCAGTATTTCAAGTGAAGGTCACTTTTTTCAAGCACTTAAAAAATTTTGGTTTATCATCACACTCATGGTTTTAGGAAGTGCCTTAGGTACAATTTTACTGATTTATACCAACTCTGAACTCTTTAAACTCTTGCTTGCAATCATTATCTTTTTGTATCTTTTACAGTCAATGGTAAAAATTGAAGCAACCTTTGTATCTAAATATCCAAAAAGTTCAACTTATGGATTGGGAATTATAGGTGGAGTTGTTTCGGGTTTAACGAACATTGTGGCACCTTTGATGATCATGTACACTTTGGAGCTTAAATACAGTCGCAAAGATACCATTCAACTCTCTAATTTATGTTTTCTATTTACTAAGATAGGTCAACTCTCTATATTTTTATATTATGGTGCATTTACCATGGAGGATTTCAATATATCGATGATAAGTGTCGTTATTGGAAGTATAGGGATGTATTTGGGTATTAAAATAAGTAAAAAAATAGATGCGAAGTTTTATGCACAAATACTCAAAGGTCTACTTTTTATTATTGCAACCACACTGGTGGTGCAAACCATACATTTTTAA
- a CDS encoding HU family DNA-binding protein, translated as MNKAEFIDAVAAKAGLSKKDAKGAVDAALETITESLVKGDSVSFIGFGTFSTAKRAARTAKVPGTDRTVEVAATTVAKFKVGKALKDAVAK; from the coding sequence ATGAACAAGGCTGAATTTATCGATGCTGTAGCTGCAAAAGCTGGTTTATCTAAAAAAGATGCAAAAGGTGCAGTTGACGCTGCATTAGAAACAATCACTGAGTCATTAGTTAAAGGTGATTCTGTAAGTTTTATTGGTTTTGGTACTTTCTCAACTGCAAAAAGAGCTGCTAGAACTGCAAAAGTTCCTGGTACTGACAGAACAGTTGAAGTTGCTGCAACTACAGTAGCTAAATTTAAAGTTGGTAAAGCTTTAAAAGACGCTGTTGCTAAGTAA
- a CDS encoding class II aldolase and adducin N-terminal domain-containing protein, translating into MMDKATLKLLSDLSLTMFRKNFFGIYHGAISAKVDHNSFIVNTADAIFDEMCEKYFCQLSMHKKDYRWNIASIESSIFASIYNHIHEAKYIAFGVPIYTTAYTFDHEVIEFSDYFGKTTFGEVPVIDPGKFSTWYDRNSLEITKYLKETNSNVMVIKGIGTYVYERDINELVKKVAILENSCRLLSLRSSFQ; encoded by the coding sequence ATGATGGACAAAGCAACACTCAAACTTCTCAGTGACTTATCCTTAACAATGTTTCGAAAGAACTTTTTTGGTATTTATCATGGAGCAATCTCTGCAAAAGTAGATCATAACTCATTTATTGTAAATACTGCTGATGCCATCTTTGATGAAATGTGTGAAAAATATTTTTGCCAACTGAGCATGCACAAAAAAGATTACCGATGGAATATTGCCAGTATCGAGTCCTCTATCTTTGCATCAATTTATAATCATATACATGAAGCCAAATATATTGCCTTTGGTGTACCTATTTATACAACAGCGTATACATTTGATCATGAAGTTATTGAGTTCAGTGACTATTTTGGAAAAACCACATTTGGAGAGGTACCAGTCATTGACCCAGGTAAATTCTCAACATGGTATGACAGAAACTCTTTAGAAATTACAAAATATCTTAAAGAGACAAATTCAAATGTAATGGTTATAAAAGGAATTGGGACATATGTATATGAAAGAGATATCAATGAACTTGTAAAAAAAGTCGCCATTCTAGAGAACAGTTGTCGTCTTTTAAGTCTTCGGTCCTCATTTCAATAA